The Helianthus annuus cultivar XRQ/B chromosome 16, HanXRQr2.0-SUNRISE, whole genome shotgun sequence genome includes a window with the following:
- the LOC110919644 gene encoding cysteine proteinase inhibitor 1, whose protein sequence is MAYSHHVSKYVMIILPLLSGVLLVGISFAENGQKTVGNWLEIASPDDPVVIEVGKFAVEEHNKEANDTLKFVDVTKGDTQIVGGMNWRLAIEIENNSSIKNCQVFVYDQPWENVRKLVSFKIIE, encoded by the coding sequence ATGGCATACAGTCACCATGTTTCAAAATATGTCATGATCATCCTCCCTCTTCTGTCAGGTGTTCTTCTTGTAGGGATCTCTTTTGCGGAGAACGGTCAAAAGACGGTTGGCAATTGGCTAGAAATCGCTAGCCCAGACGATCCAGTTGTGATAGAGGTAGGAAAGTTTGCAGTTGAAGAACACAACAAAGAGGCAAATGATACTTTGAAGTTTGTCGACGTTACAAAGGGTGACACCCAAATTGTGGGTGGCATGAATTGGCGGCTAGCTATTGAGATTGAAAATAATAGTTCGATTAAGAACTGCCAAGTTTTTGTTTATGATCAACCTTGGGAAAATGTTAGGAAACTGGTGTCATTTAAAATCATCGAATGA